A stretch of Elusimicrobiota bacterium DNA encodes these proteins:
- a CDS encoding non-heme iron oxygenase ferredoxin subunit codes for MGNYHTVTTVDQVAPGTLRVFRVRGKRIAISQVEGSFYAIDDVCTHDDGPLGEGTLKGDEVECPRHGARFSVRTGAALSMPAVAPVHVYRVRVDGKNIQVEWPQ; via the coding sequence GTGGGTAATTACCACACCGTCACCACGGTGGATCAAGTCGCCCCGGGCACCCTGCGGGTGTTCCGGGTGCGGGGCAAGCGCATCGCCATCAGCCAGGTGGAGGGCTCCTTTTACGCCATCGACGACGTCTGCACCCACGACGACGGCCCCCTGGGCGAAGGCACTTTGAAGGGCGACGAGGTGGAGTGCCCCCGCCACGGCGCGCGTTTCAGCGTGCGCACCGGCGCGGCGCTGTCCATGCCGGCGGTGGCGCCCGTCCACGTCTACCGCGTGCGGGTGGACGGCAAAAACATTCAAGTGGAGTGGCCCCAGTGA
- a CDS encoding cysteine desulfurase, translated as MDVARLRLDFPILSRKINGHPLVYLDNAATTQKPMSVIMSMTAYYERTNANVHRGVHTLSQEATSLMEDSRVKVAKFINAPDPATVIFTRNATESINLVAYSWARKHLKPGDEILLTEMEHHSNLVPWQLAAQATGAVLKFIPVTGWDGYLDLSKISDLLTTKTKLLALTHMSNVLGTLNPVEDLARKAHAVGAKVLVDGAQSAPHLPIDVQKLGCDFFVFSAHKMLGPTGLGVLWAPRELLESMDPFLGGGDMIAQVWKDHSTWNELPYKFEAGTPNITGAIAFGAAVDYLTQVGMDTIRAHEMDLTGYALKALKARFPKIVLHGPSDAAQRGGVVSFELPGIHPHDVGTIVDREGVAIRAGHHCCQVLMKKFGVSGTARASFYIYNTREEVDALVKSLEKVEELFAQKARA; from the coding sequence TTGGACGTCGCCCGGCTCCGCCTGGACTTCCCCATTTTGTCCCGCAAAATCAACGGCCACCCCCTGGTTTACCTGGACAACGCCGCCACGACGCAAAAGCCCATGTCGGTCATCATGTCCATGACGGCCTATTACGAGCGCACCAACGCCAACGTCCACCGGGGCGTGCACACCCTGTCCCAGGAAGCCACCTCCCTCATGGAAGATTCCCGGGTGAAAGTGGCCAAGTTCATCAACGCCCCGGACCCGGCGACCGTGATCTTCACCCGGAACGCCACGGAGTCCATCAACCTGGTGGCCTATTCCTGGGCCCGGAAACACCTGAAACCCGGCGACGAAATATTGCTGACGGAAATGGAGCACCACTCCAACCTGGTGCCCTGGCAGTTGGCGGCCCAGGCGACGGGCGCGGTGCTCAAATTCATTCCCGTGACCGGCTGGGACGGGTATTTGGATCTGTCGAAAATTTCCGATTTGCTCACGACCAAGACCAAACTGCTGGCCTTGACCCACATGTCGAACGTCCTGGGCACCCTGAACCCCGTCGAAGATTTGGCCCGGAAGGCCCACGCCGTGGGAGCCAAGGTGCTGGTGGACGGCGCCCAATCGGCGCCCCACCTGCCCATCGACGTTCAAAAGCTTGGGTGCGACTTTTTCGTTTTCTCCGCCCACAAGATGCTGGGCCCGACGGGACTGGGCGTCCTTTGGGCCCCCCGGGAACTGTTGGAATCCATGGACCCGTTTTTGGGCGGGGGGGACATGATCGCCCAGGTGTGGAAGGACCACTCCACCTGGAACGAACTGCCCTACAAATTTGAAGCGGGCACGCCCAACATCACCGGCGCCATCGCCTTCGGCGCGGCGGTGGATTATTTAACCCAGGTGGGCATGGACACGATCCGCGCCCACGAGATGGACCTCACGGGCTACGCCTTGAAGGCGCTCAAAGCCCGGTTCCCCAAGATCGTCCTCCACGGCCCGTCGGACGCGGCCCAGCGGGGCGGGGTCGTGAGCTTCGAGCTCCCCGGCATCCACCCCCACGACGTGGGGACCATCGTCGACCGGGAAGGCGTGGCCATCCGCGCCGGGCACCACTGCTGTCAGGTGCTCATGAAAAAATTCGGTGTCTCGGGCACGGCCCGGGCCAGCTTCTACATCTACAACACCCGGGAGGAAGTGGACGCCCTGGTGAAATCCCTGGAAAAAGTGGAAGAGCTCTTCGCCCAGAAGGCCCGAGCGTGA
- a CDS encoding DUF59 domain-containing protein yields the protein MPTLPEIRTVLKTVYDPEIHLSVIDLGLIYDIAVEKDGDKGDRINVKMTLTTPACPYGPAILSKVHSELSAMTGVSDVKVDLAWIPPWDPRKMASDEAKLKMGLFELDDADETETAAALSQSSRTAGGPTGPETPAALSQSSRTAGGPTGPETPAAPHVTE from the coding sequence GTGCCCACCCTTCCCGAAATCCGCACCGTCCTAAAGACCGTTTACGATCCCGAAATCCATTTGAGCGTGATCGATCTGGGCCTGATCTACGACATCGCCGTGGAAAAAGACGGCGACAAGGGCGACCGCATCAACGTCAAAATGACCCTCACCACCCCCGCCTGCCCCTACGGCCCCGCCATCTTAAGCAAAGTTCACTCGGAACTCTCCGCCATGACGGGCGTTTCCGACGTGAAAGTCGACCTGGCCTGGATCCCGCCCTGGGACCCCCGCAAAATGGCCTCCGACGAAGCCAAGCTCAAGATGGGGCTTTTCGAGTTGGACGACGCGGACGAAACGGAAACTGCCGCCGCCCTTTCGCAGAGCTCGAGGACGGCGGGCGGTCCCACGGGTCCCGAAACCCCCGCCGCCCTTTCGCAGAGCTCGAGGACGGCGGGCGGTCCCACGGGTCCCGAAACCCCCGCCGCCCCCCACGTCACGGAATAG
- a CDS encoding DUF2259 domain-containing protein, whose translation MRRFVFAAAMVFVAGGLRAGDEAELNFIGFSEDGARFAYEQFGVQDGSGFGYSQFLFVDAAKNAWAGPPQGVEDEKGDSLEAVRARARKAAEASLQKFGIQVGNTGDHLLSHPTTDLGVEDRTAKFRLPSASEPYELRLEETPVKNAVCEERGQPAALLTVTLTGSPSGNVRVLQKDAALPRSRGACPGGYRVQDVYVFKNTLAVFLNVYTAGFEGPDMRHLALGSPLETK comes from the coding sequence GTGAGACGGTTTGTTTTCGCCGCGGCGATGGTTTTTGTCGCCGGCGGCCTCCGGGCGGGGGACGAGGCCGAGCTGAACTTCATCGGTTTTTCCGAGGACGGCGCCCGCTTCGCCTACGAGCAGTTCGGCGTTCAGGACGGCTCCGGGTTCGGCTACTCCCAATTTCTCTTCGTCGACGCGGCCAAAAACGCCTGGGCCGGTCCCCCGCAGGGGGTCGAAGACGAGAAGGGCGATTCCCTGGAGGCCGTGCGGGCCCGGGCCCGGAAAGCGGCCGAAGCGTCGCTCCAGAAATTCGGCATTCAAGTCGGAAACACGGGCGACCATCTGCTGTCCCATCCCACCACGGACCTGGGCGTGGAGGACCGAACGGCCAAATTCCGGCTCCCTTCCGCCTCCGAGCCCTACGAGCTTCGGTTGGAGGAGACCCCGGTGAAAAACGCCGTCTGCGAAGAGCGGGGCCAGCCGGCGGCCCTGTTGACGGTGACCCTGACCGGTTCCCCGTCGGGGAACGTCCGGGTGCTTCAAAAGGACGCCGCCCTGCCCCGAAGCCGCGGCGCCTGCCCCGGCGGGTACCGGGTGCAGGACGTCTACGTTTTTAAAAACACCCTGGCCGTTTTTTTGAACGTGTACACGGCCGGGTTTGAAGGGCCCGACATGCGCCACCTGGCCCTGGGCTCCCCGCTGGAGACGAAATGA
- a CDS encoding T9SS type A sorting domain-containing protein — MKTPIRKLLPAFLFLLPLGPLRAERRPFLMGTSVFADLFQYKFENLGDKDFLSIHVDDFLGVPWDAFKTGAPPPAAWAAQWEALASSAAASGKILYLSVSPLAGRKTLTDRVLSNGTTQGGWAPVDADGCYPFATDPDAEANKQAYLRYCQYVIDRVRPTYFTPAIEMSVQFTKCPLQKAAFKNWYSDVYAALKKANPKLIIFPTYQFEHMYGLAEPAAWCGGTRTDASIAACFQQRLEEAAQLPGDRMAFSIYPYLWKYTPTLPDNYSTTVPYEDAFARVKRTTHKKIWISETGWPGVDVYDAYAHATPASSCGVNVIPSPALAGEANLANHMTQLLAQAQAKEFEAVVWWSNRDQLDKTLAGACPCANAGDTTCSWSDAFYQSGGGGAAGSVVEFLWRINGNTGLRYRDGTPKPVIHALWSSYLSQPLATPTSPKTIQAYPNPFRASRGDAAVNLTEVPPNARLRIYTVNGELVKELEANPLGFTAWDATDRNQKPVPSGVYYVNADGGGETKTTKVVVQR, encoded by the coding sequence GTGAAAACGCCGATTCGAAAACTCCTTCCGGCTTTTCTCTTCCTCCTCCCTCTCGGGCCCCTCCGGGCGGAGCGGCGGCCCTTCCTCATGGGCACGTCGGTCTTCGCCGACCTCTTCCAATACAAATTTGAAAATTTGGGCGACAAGGATTTCCTGTCCATCCACGTGGACGATTTCCTCGGCGTCCCCTGGGACGCCTTCAAAACCGGCGCTCCGCCCCCGGCCGCCTGGGCCGCCCAGTGGGAGGCCCTGGCCAGCAGCGCCGCGGCTTCGGGCAAAATCCTTTACCTGTCCGTCTCGCCGCTCGCGGGGCGGAAAACCCTGACGGATCGGGTGCTTTCCAACGGCACCACCCAGGGCGGCTGGGCCCCCGTGGACGCGGACGGCTGTTACCCCTTCGCCACGGACCCCGACGCCGAGGCCAACAAACAGGCCTACCTTCGCTACTGCCAATACGTGATCGACCGGGTTCGGCCCACCTACTTCACGCCCGCCATCGAAATGAGCGTCCAGTTCACCAAATGCCCCCTGCAAAAAGCCGCCTTCAAAAATTGGTATTCCGACGTGTACGCCGCCCTCAAGAAGGCCAATCCCAAACTCATCATCTTCCCGACCTACCAGTTCGAGCACATGTACGGCCTGGCCGAACCCGCCGCCTGGTGCGGCGGCACCCGGACCGACGCCTCCATCGCCGCCTGCTTCCAACAGCGCCTGGAGGAGGCGGCGCAACTGCCCGGGGACCGCATGGCCTTTTCCATCTACCCCTATTTGTGGAAGTACACGCCCACCCTGCCCGACAATTACAGCACCACGGTCCCCTACGAGGACGCCTTCGCCCGGGTGAAGCGCACGACCCATAAAAAGATTTGGATTTCCGAAACCGGCTGGCCCGGGGTGGACGTCTACGACGCCTACGCCCACGCGACGCCCGCCTCCTCCTGCGGCGTCAACGTCATCCCATCGCCCGCCCTGGCGGGAGAGGCGAACCTGGCCAACCACATGACCCAACTGCTCGCCCAAGCCCAGGCCAAGGAATTCGAGGCGGTGGTCTGGTGGTCCAACCGGGACCAGCTGGACAAAACCCTGGCCGGCGCCTGCCCCTGCGCCAACGCCGGGGACACCACCTGCTCCTGGTCCGACGCCTTCTACCAAAGCGGAGGTGGAGGAGCGGCCGGTTCCGTGGTGGAATTTCTTTGGCGCATCAACGGCAACACCGGCCTCCGCTACCGGGACGGCACGCCCAAGCCCGTCATCCACGCCCTCTGGTCGTCCTATCTGTCGCAACCCCTGGCCACGCCGACGTCGCCCAAAACCATCCAGGCCTACCCCAACCCCTTCCGGGCCAGCCGGGGCGACGCCGCCGTGAACCTGACGGAGGTCCCGCCCAACGCCCGCCTGCGGATCTACACGGTCAACGGCGAATTGGTGAAGGAACTGGAAGCCAACCCCCTGGGCTTCACCGCCTGGGACGCCACCGACCGAAACCAAAAGCCCGTCCCCAGCGGCGTCTACTACGTGAACGCCGACGGCGGGGGGGAAACCAAGACGACCAAGGTGGTGGTTCAGCGGTAG
- the sufB gene encoding Fe-S cluster assembly protein SufB: MSSKTDLKGLGKDYEYGFHDSTAGYTFQSGRGLTRDIVERISDMKKEPAWMREFRLSSLDIFNKKPMPTWGNTKALGEIQFDNIHYYMKPTDKQGKTWEEVPEGIKNTFDRLGIPEAERKFLAGVTAQYESEVVYHSIRKDLEKLGVLFLSMDDGLKLHPEIVKKYFGTIIPPADNKFAALNSAVWSGGSFIYVPKGVNVPIPLQAYFRINSENMGQFERTLIIADEGSFVHYIEGCTAPTYSSDSLHSAVVELIALPNAKIRYTTIQNWSKNVYNLVTKRAVAHAHATVEWIDGNLGSKLTMKYPAVYLVGEGARGEILSVAFSGKDQHQDAGAKIVHAAPHTTSVVTSKSISKDGGRSSYRGLIKVHKGAVGCKSNVRCDALIMDAASRSDTYPTMEIDEEDTSIGHEASVSKIGEEQLFYLQSRGLSEAEATLMIVNGFFEPFVKELPMEYAVELNRLIELEMEGSVG; this comes from the coding sequence ATGTCCTCAAAAACCGATCTCAAAGGGCTGGGCAAGGATTACGAGTACGGCTTTCACGACTCGACGGCGGGCTACACCTTCCAGTCGGGCCGGGGGCTGACCCGGGACATCGTCGAACGCATTTCCGACATGAAGAAGGAGCCCGCCTGGATGCGGGAATTCCGCCTGTCCTCCCTGGACATCTTCAACAAGAAACCCATGCCCACCTGGGGCAACACCAAAGCCCTGGGCGAAATCCAGTTCGACAACATCCACTACTACATGAAGCCCACGGACAAACAGGGCAAAACCTGGGAAGAAGTGCCCGAGGGCATCAAGAACACCTTCGACCGCCTGGGCATCCCCGAAGCCGAGCGGAAATTCTTGGCCGGCGTCACCGCCCAGTACGAGTCGGAAGTGGTCTACCACTCCATCCGGAAGGACTTGGAAAAGTTGGGCGTGCTGTTCCTCAGCATGGACGACGGGTTGAAGCTCCATCCGGAGATCGTTAAAAAATATTTCGGCACCATCATCCCGCCCGCCGACAACAAATTCGCGGCCTTGAACTCCGCCGTCTGGTCCGGCGGGTCCTTCATCTACGTCCCCAAGGGCGTGAACGTGCCCATCCCGCTCCAAGCCTACTTCCGCATCAACTCGGAGAACATGGGCCAGTTCGAGCGCACGCTCATCATCGCCGACGAGGGCTCCTTCGTGCACTACATCGAAGGCTGCACCGCGCCGACCTATTCCTCGGACTCGCTCCATTCGGCCGTGGTGGAGCTGATCGCGCTCCCCAACGCCAAGATCCGCTACACCACCATTCAGAACTGGTCCAAGAACGTCTACAACCTGGTGACCAAGCGGGCCGTGGCCCACGCCCACGCCACCGTGGAGTGGATCGACGGCAATTTGGGCTCCAAGCTGACCATGAAATACCCCGCCGTGTACCTGGTGGGCGAGGGCGCCCGGGGGGAAATCCTCTCCGTGGCCTTCTCCGGCAAGGACCAGCACCAGGACGCCGGCGCCAAGATCGTCCACGCCGCGCCCCACACGACCTCGGTGGTCACCTCCAAGTCCATTTCCAAGGACGGCGGCCGCTCCAGCTACCGCGGCCTGATCAAAGTCCACAAGGGCGCGGTCGGGTGCAAGTCCAACGTCCGCTGCGACGCCTTGATCATGGACGCGGCCTCCCGGTCCGACACCTACCCCACCATGGAGATCGACGAGGAAGACACCTCCATCGGGCACGAGGCCTCGGTGTCCAAAATCGGCGAGGAACAGCTTTTCTATCTTCAGTCCCGCGGTCTCTCCGAGGCCGAGGCGACGCTCATGATCGTGAACGGTTTCTTCGAGCCCTTCGTCAAGGAACTCCCCATGGAGTACGCCGTCGAGCTCAACCGGCTGATCGAACTCGAAATGGAAGGTTCGGTGGGTTAG
- a CDS encoding SUF system NifU family Fe-S cluster assembly protein gives MTDDLYRDLILDHFRHPRNQGALAQPDVKVQGVNPLCGDNLELTFIVREGKIEDIKMTGNGCSISQSSASMMTEALKGKDLSTSQSLAQAFKKMMLQNGSADDLPEDLEDLAALEGVQKYPVRVKCALLAWNTLLQGLTDYQEKKA, from the coding sequence ATGACCGACGACCTTTACCGCGATTTGATTTTGGACCACTTCCGGCACCCCCGCAACCAGGGGGCGCTGGCGCAGCCCGACGTCAAAGTCCAGGGCGTGAACCCCCTTTGCGGCGACAACCTGGAGCTGACCTTCATCGTCCGGGAAGGCAAAATCGAGGACATCAAGATGACCGGGAACGGCTGTTCCATTTCCCAGTCTTCGGCCTCCATGATGACCGAGGCGCTCAAGGGGAAAGATTTGTCCACCTCCCAGTCCCTGGCCCAGGCCTTTAAGAAGATGATGCTTCAAAACGGCTCCGCCGACGACCTGCCCGAGGATTTGGAAGACCTGGCGGCCCTGGAAGGCGTGCAAAAATACCCCGTGCGGGTGAAATGCGCGCTCCTGGCCTGGAACACCCTGCTCCAGGGATTGACCGACTACCAGGAAAAGAAAGCCTGA
- the sufD gene encoding Fe-S cluster assembly protein SufD, producing the protein MNAALEPTSAGLTALRESAATLFAALPWPKTEDEAWRRTDLGFLDPDRFDPAAPEGLSDFDHADVLDFDRPEERLGEMICSGNGMFRRWSKELEAQGVHFCDLATAMTHYPDKVFPYLGRVVPPESGKFAAWNAAQFTSGIFLYVPRGVVLSQPILGAFGFGSSTGRAFFPRTLVVLEEGAQATYIEDHTARAAEGENLSNGVMEFVVGAGAKLNYVHLQRWPKNWWHFSKQNAWVRRDGEMNSMVIATGAGTSRADFGSDLLETGASGRLYGLVFGDEEQRFTHHTHQDHRAPHTTSDLLFKAALRDNARSIYTGMIKIAKEAQKSNAYQASKNVLLSKGSRANAIPMLEILADDVKCGHGAAVGSLDDDQRFYLMSRGLAREEAERAIVEGFFEDVLQRIPVPGMSDRLRAVLDAKLEAPRG; encoded by the coding sequence GTGAACGCCGCCCTGGAACCGACATCGGCCGGCCTGACCGCCCTGCGCGAGAGCGCGGCGACGCTCTTCGCCGCCCTCCCCTGGCCCAAAACCGAGGACGAAGCCTGGCGCCGCACCGACCTGGGCTTTTTGGACCCGGACCGTTTCGACCCCGCCGCGCCGGAAGGACTGTCCGATTTCGACCACGCCGACGTTTTGGATTTCGACCGCCCCGAGGAACGCCTGGGGGAAATGATCTGTTCCGGCAACGGGATGTTCCGCCGCTGGTCCAAGGAGCTGGAGGCCCAGGGCGTTCATTTCTGCGACCTGGCCACCGCCATGACCCATTATCCCGACAAGGTTTTCCCCTACCTGGGCCGGGTGGTCCCGCCGGAGTCCGGCAAGTTCGCCGCCTGGAACGCCGCCCAATTCACCTCCGGGATTTTCCTCTACGTGCCCCGGGGCGTCGTCCTGTCCCAGCCGATTTTGGGGGCCTTCGGGTTCGGGTCCTCCACGGGCCGGGCCTTTTTCCCGCGCACGCTGGTCGTGCTGGAAGAGGGCGCCCAGGCCACCTACATCGAAGACCACACCGCCCGCGCCGCCGAGGGGGAAAACCTTTCCAACGGCGTGATGGAGTTCGTCGTGGGCGCCGGGGCCAAACTGAATTACGTCCATTTGCAACGCTGGCCCAAGAACTGGTGGCACTTCTCCAAACAAAACGCCTGGGTCCGGCGGGACGGCGAGATGAATTCCATGGTCATCGCCACGGGCGCCGGCACCAGCCGGGCGGATTTCGGCTCGGATTTGTTGGAGACCGGCGCCTCGGGCCGCCTCTACGGCCTGGTCTTCGGCGACGAGGAACAGCGCTTCACCCACCACACCCACCAGGACCACCGGGCTCCCCACACGACGAGCGACCTGCTCTTTAAAGCGGCCCTCCGGGACAACGCCCGCTCCATCTACACGGGGATGATCAAGATCGCCAAGGAAGCCCAGAAGTCCAACGCCTACCAGGCCTCCAAAAACGTTTTGCTCTCCAAGGGCTCCCGGGCCAACGCCATCCCCATGCTGGAAATCCTGGCCGACGATGTGAAGTGCGGCCACGGCGCGGCCGTGGGCAGTTTGGACGACGATCAGCGGTTTTACCTGATGAGCCGGGGCCTGGCCCGGGAAGAAGCCGAGCGGGCCATCGTGGAGGGATTTTTCGAAGACGTGCTCCAGCGCATCCCCGTCCCCGGCATGTCGGACCGCCTGCGGGCCGTGTTGGACGCGAAGCTCGAGGCCCCCCGTGGGTAA
- a CDS encoding alpha/beta hydrolase: MTIEGFGELKAGEMTYQGAWKSLDGQTTGGRFKFENTLLDLNKDLAHGIDMNNPVALRQATFALQAELMRLNSAVVEKGAGRYFVSQEESPVDIGRLEKTAGELDKGSEASLRAIETTKQDMAHRTEALGASAKALAERTGQGGAVTIDMSDRLTDLQREALAVRGEANRIGQALKAGDYAGLDTATKNLAQRQDALAKKTEDLAGQAAAIKDLQKGFRGMELGAKALSQKAEGQVAAQESENIEASAQIAIAAAKVLVGQGAITPEQGAQLGTQITTLRNQVRGVAPSATIKPEETAAHEKQGFFGRMLQKASDLKTAVANRCQETAAKAGVAATAAKALVTDTANETAAWTMTVTQSAAAKTAGVALSTKENISDSSKKAIGWIESITERAEKNTANHLLRLPSATRTVSAFIEERVGAGVIAVKRKGVNGIQQTAALAFAAGDLVVSPLTGSEINRDPMPGYKAIRQENILGIPDEKGIELFGAPSTRRAGNSEAVIFDIRHFYRTPPLVNVMPHSPWIKLDKGDQSKNIRVCFNEAPADYITDVKSSKSINLFVHGFNVTSAESLAFREKMTRGMNYAGYKNLNALISWSGDVGGNYISKAVYYSRAVRSADLSWQGVRRIGQFVKSYNPEIKMNAMTHSLGARLILEAAASGMKFHMVIMLVPALDNEVFSRGGFYEKAIQNIDHLVVVYSKNQEAVFGIYRLSQFDRAMGDVGPSGPVNHPDFKAIDATKASRNQYGIRIDSHSDIYERETIRMMIEQLRRDQ; encoded by the coding sequence ATGACCATTGAGGGGTTTGGGGAGCTGAAGGCGGGGGAGATGACCTACCAGGGGGCATGGAAATCCCTGGACGGGCAAACCACGGGGGGGCGATTCAAATTTGAAAATACGCTCCTGGACCTAAACAAAGACCTGGCCCACGGGATAGACATGAACAACCCCGTGGCGCTCCGCCAAGCCACCTTTGCCCTGCAGGCGGAGCTGATGCGGCTAAACAGCGCGGTGGTGGAGAAAGGCGCGGGCAGATATTTTGTGAGCCAAGAGGAAAGCCCCGTGGACATCGGCCGCCTCGAAAAAACCGCCGGGGAGTTGGACAAGGGGAGCGAAGCCAGCCTGCGCGCCATTGAAACCACAAAGCAGGACATGGCCCACCGGACGGAGGCCCTGGGGGCGTCCGCCAAAGCCCTGGCGGAGAGGACGGGGCAAGGCGGCGCGGTCACGATCGACATGAGTGACCGCTTAACCGATTTGCAACGTGAAGCCCTGGCGGTGCGGGGGGAAGCCAACCGAATCGGCCAGGCCCTAAAGGCCGGCGACTACGCCGGGCTGGACACAGCAACCAAAAACCTGGCCCAGCGCCAGGATGCCCTGGCGAAAAAGACCGAGGACCTGGCCGGCCAGGCCGCGGCGATTAAGGATTTGCAAAAGGGTTTTAGAGGGATGGAGCTTGGGGCCAAGGCGTTGTCCCAAAAAGCCGAAGGCCAAGTGGCTGCCCAGGAGAGCGAAAACATTGAAGCCTCCGCCCAGATCGCCATTGCGGCCGCCAAGGTGTTGGTGGGCCAAGGCGCGATAACCCCCGAGCAAGGCGCCCAATTGGGAACCCAAATAACAACCCTGCGAAACCAAGTGAGAGGCGTCGCACCGTCCGCCACGATAAAGCCCGAGGAGACAGCGGCCCACGAGAAGCAGGGCTTCTTTGGCCGGATGCTGCAGAAAGCCAGCGATCTAAAAACAGCCGTCGCCAACCGTTGCCAAGAAACAGCCGCCAAAGCCGGCGTAGCGGCCACCGCCGCAAAAGCGCTGGTCACGGACACCGCCAATGAAACCGCCGCCTGGACAATGACGGTGACCCAAAGCGCGGCGGCTAAGACAGCGGGTGTAGCACTATCTACGAAAGAAAATATTTCTGATTCATCTAAAAAAGCGATTGGCTGGATCGAGAGCATTACCGAAAGGGCAGAAAAAAATACCGCAAATCACTTGTTACGCCTCCCTTCGGCAACACGAACAGTTAGTGCTTTCATCGAAGAACGGGTTGGTGCTGGTGTGATCGCCGTAAAGCGGAAAGGTGTGAATGGCATTCAGCAGACTGCTGCCCTGGCCTTTGCAGCCGGAGACCTGGTTGTTTCTCCCTTGACCGGTTCGGAAATTAATCGGGATCCTATGCCGGGGTACAAAGCCATAAGGCAAGAAAATATTTTGGGCATCCCTGATGAAAAGGGAATCGAATTATTCGGCGCTCCGTCGACCAGACGCGCAGGTAATTCTGAGGCCGTAATATTTGACATTCGACACTTTTATCGAACCCCGCCTTTAGTGAACGTGATGCCACATTCTCCATGGATCAAATTAGACAAGGGTGATCAGTCAAAGAATATCAGGGTGTGTTTTAACGAGGCACCAGCGGATTACATAACGGACGTGAAATCCTCGAAATCGATTAATTTGTTTGTTCATGGATTCAATGTCACCTCCGCTGAATCTCTAGCGTTCAGGGAAAAAATGACTCGCGGAATGAACTATGCGGGATACAAGAATCTGAATGCACTGATTTCTTGGTCGGGCGACGTTGGCGGGAATTATATTTCCAAGGCGGTTTATTATAGTCGCGCGGTTCGGTCGGCGGATTTGTCGTGGCAGGGAGTCCGGCGCATTGGACAGTTCGTTAAGAGTTACAATCCGGAAATAAAAATGAATGCGATGACCCACAGTTTGGGTGCGCGCTTGATTTTAGAGGCAGCGGCTAGTGGGATGAAATTTCATATGGTTATCATGTTGGTTCCCGCGTTGGATAACGAAGTTTTTTCGCGTGGCGGTTTTTACGAAAAGGCAATTCAAAACATTGATCACCTGGTCGTGGTTTATTCAAAGAACCAGGAAGCAGTTTTCGGTATCTATCGCTTGTCTCAATTTGATCGTGCTATGGGGGATGTCGGCCCATCTGGGCCAGTAAATCACCCTGATTTTAAGGCGATTGATGCTACGAAGGCATCCCGAAATCAATACGGAATTAGAATTGATAGTCACAGCGATATATACGAACGAGAGACCATCAGGATGATGATAGAGCAATTGAGGAGAGATCAATGA
- a CDS encoding DoxX family protein, protein MNPYRPKDLTLLLLRIVAGLLFLQAGGMKLFDWFGGVPAEFGGHPKLFSLIGIGGALEFFGGLLVLLGLFTRPAAFIISGQMAVAYFMFHQPKGFWPIQNHGEPAVLLCFIFLLFAAHGGGDWSLDARLCRKKVTVPPK, encoded by the coding sequence ATGAACCCCTACCGCCCCAAAGACCTAACGCTTTTGCTGTTGCGCATCGTCGCCGGCCTACTGTTTTTACAAGCCGGCGGCATGAAGCTCTTTGACTGGTTCGGCGGGGTCCCCGCCGAATTCGGCGGCCATCCCAAACTCTTCTCCCTGATCGGCATCGGCGGGGCATTGGAATTCTTCGGCGGGCTTCTGGTTCTGTTGGGCCTTTTCACCCGCCCTGCCGCTTTCATCATCTCGGGCCAGATGGCGGTGGCCTATTTCATGTTCCACCAGCCCAAGGGTTTTTGGCCCATCCAGAACCACGGGGAACCGGCGGTCCTGCTGTGCTTCATCTTCCTTCTTTTTGCCGCCCACGGCGGCGGGGACTGGAGCTTGGACGCCAGGCTCTGCCGTAAAAAAGTCACCGTTCCTCCCAAGTAA